One genomic region from Actinocatenispora thailandica encodes:
- the eccD gene encoding type VII secretion integral membrane protein EccD, which produces MSTAYSRITLVSDTRRVDLALPSTVPMSTLIPQVLRLCAPAQQPKEPASWSLLPTGGRPLRLDQSLDDAGVADGDLLELVDLPSETRPAYVADARDAVEDAVDEVGPHWGTRASIGCALATLLVSLCAMLLLPASWSTRQLGSLAGAALAAAILAVAGWFAARRRYRLLPEALLAAAASWGAAAGWLAAGWPHWPPAARYAGAAVGLAVSVAIARVLTSRATGHVGAAVPLFLAGVGVGVTAGWSADPITAVRLASLLVPLAIGVVPRLSLAVGGLAVADYRIRHAELVDHDQLGRLVERSSALITGGLAGLAMVAVASAAVLSRSGGGWDRWLALGLGVAMLLRSRLFSQLRHVIALRTAGLAALVCLLVEWALGEPDAARWLVAMVAVAGVLVAAVTAIPLSEITRTRVRQLLNWAEIPTIGCLVLVTAAAAGVFDRVATIAGIG; this is translated from the coding sequence GTGTCCACCGCCTACAGTCGCATCACCTTGGTCAGCGACACCAGGCGCGTCGACCTCGCCCTGCCTTCCACAGTGCCGATGTCGACGCTGATCCCGCAAGTCCTTCGGTTGTGCGCGCCGGCGCAGCAACCGAAAGAGCCGGCATCCTGGTCGTTGCTGCCGACCGGCGGGCGACCGTTAAGGCTGGACCAGAGCCTGGACGACGCCGGCGTCGCGGACGGTGACCTGCTGGAACTGGTCGACCTGCCCAGCGAGACGCGGCCGGCCTACGTGGCGGACGCGCGGGACGCGGTCGAGGATGCGGTCGACGAGGTCGGTCCGCACTGGGGGACCCGGGCCAGCATCGGGTGCGCGCTCGCGACGCTGTTGGTGTCGTTGTGCGCCATGCTGTTGCTGCCGGCGAGCTGGTCGACCCGGCAGCTCGGCAGCCTGGCCGGTGCGGCCCTCGCGGCGGCGATCCTGGCCGTTGCCGGCTGGTTCGCCGCACGCCGCCGGTACCGGCTGCTGCCCGAGGCGTTGCTGGCGGCGGCGGCCTCGTGGGGCGCCGCGGCCGGCTGGCTCGCCGCGGGGTGGCCGCACTGGCCGCCCGCCGCCCGGTATGCCGGCGCTGCAGTCGGACTCGCGGTGTCGGTGGCGATCGCGCGGGTCCTGACCTCGCGCGCCACCGGTCACGTCGGCGCTGCGGTACCGCTCTTCCTGGCCGGGGTCGGTGTCGGCGTCACCGCCGGTTGGTCGGCCGATCCGATCACGGCCGTACGGCTGGCCAGCCTGCTGGTTCCGCTCGCCATCGGGGTGGTGCCGCGGCTGTCGCTCGCAGTCGGCGGGCTGGCCGTCGCGGACTACCGGATCCGCCACGCCGAACTGGTCGATCACGACCAACTCGGCCGGCTCGTCGAACGCAGCTCGGCGCTGATCACCGGCGGCCTGGCCGGACTGGCGATGGTGGCGGTGGCCTCGGCCGCCGTACTGTCTCGCTCCGGCGGTGGTTGGGATCGGTGGCTCGCACTCGGCCTCGGCGTCGCGATGCTGCTGCGTTCCCGGCTGTTCTCGCAGTTGCGACACGTGATCGCCCTACGCACGGCGGGCCTGGCCGCATTGGTCTGCCTGCTGGTCGAGTGGGCGCTGGGGGAGCCCGATGCGGCTCGGTGGCTGGTCGCGATGGTGGCGGTGGCCGGCGTGCTCGTCGCCGCGGTCACCGCGATCCCGCTGTCCGAGATCACCCGGACCCGGGTCCGGCAACTGCTGAACTGGGCCGAGATCCCCACCATCGGCTGCCTGGTGCTGGTGACCGCGGCAGCGGCCGGTGTGTTCGACCGGGTGGCCACGATCGCCGGTATCGGCTGA
- the eccCa gene encoding type VII secretion protein EccCa, with translation MSTAMSISMIIMPVVSGAGSLLVTLTNRGKPLYAVAGLLFLVASVAVGAIMLISQRSGPRRETREARERYLDYIEHVRTGARATIGVQRRAGRWSHPDTARLLDIARLDARRWERRRTDDDFLQLRFGVGDQPLATPLRMASAETPLAAVDPVCQQVAHDLRGRYSVLHDQPVWLGLRELGVLSVVGDRAGARAVAGSLIAQLLTFHSPEDVQLAVVRDERHAPPWDWAKWAPHCQEPAIADGALAGRLVAASVPALAELLDAEIQNRLDALQRRRGQRSTNQRQLVVVVDGEHLSSVWGLHSPDPTVSLADLGVHLVLLLGHRREEPETVDDRILVGPDATAVLESTGRRVSVDRPEPGLLPALARLLAPLRAASEDTADALSDTVGLPEILGVPDAGTLDPGTTWQPRPPRDFLRVPIGVDGERRLVMLDLKESAHGGMGPHGLIVGATGSGKSELLRTLVSSLAINHSPDRLAMLLVDFKGGATFASMDRLPHLAGMITNLQDDLSLVDRMRDALYGEMQRRQELLKQAGNLPNAVAYQALRDRGAPLEPLPELLVIIDEFSELLTARPDFAEMFVAVGRIGRSIGVHLLLATQRLEMGKIRGLESHLSYRIGLRTFSDAESREAIGVPDAYQLPPEPGSGYLKVDTTVFTRFKAALVSAPYQPPAQAITRPAPVVPYVSTNGLGAWLSTDRSADQGTDAAVGAPSEPDRPSVLDVLVDRIAGAGTSVRSVWLDPLPAALPLDRVQQPTARAAAGTVAAALGLVDDPTRQAQFPLEWDFGGASGNLVVNGAPQSGKSTVLRTLLCSLALRYAPGDVVAYCIDFGGGGLQPLAELPHVAGVATRSDPERLRRIIGEVSTLVDRREDLFREQHISSASDLRAARADGRLPADTPGDVFLVIDGWASFRDEYELLEDVVGDIAARGLNYGVHVVLAVTQSMQLRMRMQSSFSGHIDLRLNDAFDTQFDRTVMQQIDKQTPGRALIEGNLIVQFALPRIDGEATVDGLAAAQRALVRAVTERWPRGVARVHVLPTLLPAAQLPPASPDDIGVPIGVSERDLEPVGVDLESGDPHLLVYGDGETGKTNLLRVLIDGYLARRSPAQLGIVLVDYRRTLLDVVPPEYLLAYCTAQQQTTQVAQEIAGSLAQRLPGPDVTSEQLRTRSWWKGLEVLYVVDDYDLVATGSGNPLLPLVDYLPQARDLGFHLVVARRTGGASRVLFEPLLQSLNDLSTPGLLFSGDRMEGRLVNGAASQRLPQGRALYASRSGAVTQVQTAWAAPDQ, from the coding sequence ATGTCGACGGCGATGAGCATCTCGATGATCATCATGCCGGTGGTCAGCGGTGCCGGTTCGCTGCTGGTGACGCTGACCAACCGCGGCAAGCCGCTGTACGCGGTGGCCGGGCTGCTGTTCCTCGTCGCATCCGTTGCGGTGGGGGCGATCATGCTGATCAGCCAGCGCAGCGGTCCGCGCCGGGAGACCCGGGAGGCGCGGGAACGCTACCTCGACTACATCGAGCACGTTCGCACCGGTGCCCGGGCGACGATCGGCGTGCAGCGGCGAGCCGGCCGATGGTCGCATCCGGACACCGCCCGGCTGCTGGACATCGCCCGGCTCGACGCGCGCCGCTGGGAGCGGCGACGGACCGACGACGATTTCCTGCAGTTGCGGTTCGGTGTCGGCGACCAGCCGCTCGCCACCCCGCTGCGGATGGCCAGTGCCGAGACGCCGCTGGCGGCGGTCGATCCGGTCTGCCAACAGGTCGCGCACGACCTGCGCGGGCGATACTCCGTGCTGCACGATCAGCCGGTCTGGTTGGGGCTGCGCGAACTGGGCGTGCTGAGCGTGGTCGGTGACCGGGCGGGCGCCCGGGCGGTGGCCGGATCGCTGATCGCGCAGCTGCTGACCTTCCATTCGCCGGAGGACGTGCAGCTGGCCGTGGTGCGCGACGAACGCCATGCACCGCCATGGGACTGGGCCAAGTGGGCACCGCACTGCCAGGAGCCCGCGATCGCCGACGGCGCACTGGCCGGCCGCCTGGTGGCGGCCAGCGTACCGGCGCTGGCCGAGTTGCTCGATGCGGAGATCCAGAATCGGTTGGATGCCTTGCAGCGCAGGCGGGGGCAGCGTTCGACCAACCAGCGCCAGCTGGTCGTGGTCGTCGACGGCGAGCACCTGTCCAGCGTGTGGGGCCTGCACTCGCCGGACCCCACGGTGTCGCTGGCGGATCTCGGTGTTCATCTGGTGCTGCTGCTCGGGCATCGGCGGGAGGAGCCGGAAACCGTCGACGACCGGATCCTCGTCGGACCCGACGCTACCGCCGTACTGGAGTCGACCGGCCGCCGCGTCTCGGTCGACCGGCCTGAACCCGGCCTGTTGCCCGCGCTGGCACGGCTGCTCGCGCCGCTGCGGGCCGCCAGCGAGGACACCGCGGACGCGCTGAGCGACACGGTGGGTCTGCCGGAGATCCTCGGCGTCCCGGACGCCGGCACCCTCGATCCGGGCACGACCTGGCAGCCCCGCCCGCCGCGGGACTTCCTGCGGGTACCGATCGGTGTCGACGGTGAGCGCCGGCTCGTGATGCTGGACCTCAAGGAGTCGGCGCACGGCGGCATGGGCCCGCACGGGCTGATCGTCGGTGCCACCGGTTCCGGCAAGTCCGAGCTGCTGCGTACCCTGGTTTCCTCGCTGGCGATCAACCATTCGCCCGATCGGCTGGCGATGTTGCTGGTCGACTTCAAGGGCGGCGCCACCTTCGCCAGCATGGACCGGTTGCCGCATCTGGCCGGGATGATCACCAACCTGCAGGACGACCTGAGCCTCGTCGACCGGATGCGCGACGCGCTGTACGGCGAGATGCAGCGCCGGCAGGAGCTGCTCAAGCAGGCCGGCAACCTGCCCAACGCGGTCGCCTACCAGGCGCTGCGGGACCGTGGTGCGCCGCTGGAACCCCTGCCCGAGCTGCTCGTGATCATCGACGAGTTCAGCGAGCTGCTGACCGCGCGGCCCGACTTCGCCGAGATGTTCGTGGCCGTCGGCCGGATCGGCCGGTCGATCGGGGTGCACCTGCTGCTCGCCACCCAACGGCTGGAGATGGGCAAGATCCGCGGCCTGGAGTCGCACCTGTCCTACCGGATCGGGCTGCGCACCTTCTCCGATGCCGAGAGCCGAGAAGCCATCGGCGTCCCGGACGCGTACCAGCTGCCACCCGAGCCGGGCTCCGGCTACCTGAAGGTCGACACCACGGTGTTCACCCGGTTCAAGGCCGCGCTGGTCTCCGCGCCGTACCAGCCGCCGGCCCAGGCCATCACCCGGCCCGCACCGGTCGTGCCGTACGTGTCGACCAACGGTCTGGGCGCTTGGCTCTCGACCGACCGGTCGGCCGACCAGGGCACCGACGCCGCGGTCGGGGCGCCCAGCGAGCCGGACCGGCCGTCGGTCCTCGACGTGCTGGTCGACCGGATCGCCGGCGCGGGCACCTCGGTACGCTCGGTGTGGCTCGACCCGCTGCCGGCCGCCCTGCCGCTGGACCGGGTGCAGCAACCGACCGCCCGGGCCGCGGCCGGTACCGTCGCAGCAGCCCTCGGGCTCGTCGACGACCCGACCAGGCAGGCGCAGTTCCCGCTGGAGTGGGACTTCGGTGGCGCGAGCGGGAACCTGGTCGTCAACGGCGCCCCGCAGTCCGGCAAGAGCACGGTGCTGCGCACCCTGCTCTGCTCGCTGGCGCTGCGCTACGCGCCCGGTGACGTGGTCGCCTACTGCATCGACTTCGGCGGCGGCGGGCTGCAACCGCTCGCCGAGCTGCCGCACGTGGCGGGCGTGGCCACCCGCAGCGACCCGGAACGGCTGCGTCGCATCATCGGCGAGGTTTCCACCCTGGTCGACCGGCGTGAGGACCTGTTCCGCGAGCAGCACATCAGCTCCGCCAGCGACCTGCGCGCGGCCCGCGCCGACGGCCGGCTGCCGGCCGACACCCCCGGGGACGTCTTCCTGGTGATCGACGGCTGGGCGTCGTTCCGCGACGAGTACGAACTGCTGGAGGACGTGGTCGGCGACATCGCCGCCCGGGGCCTCAACTACGGCGTGCACGTCGTGCTGGCGGTCACCCAGAGCATGCAGCTCCGGATGCGGATGCAGTCGTCGTTCAGCGGCCACATCGACCTGCGCCTCAACGACGCCTTCGACACCCAGTTCGACCGCACCGTGATGCAACAGATCGACAAACAGACACCGGGACGTGCACTGATCGAGGGCAACCTGATCGTGCAGTTCGCGCTGCCACGCATCGACGGAGAGGCCACCGTCGACGGTCTGGCCGCGGCGCAGCGAGCGCTCGTTCGGGCCGTCACCGAACGCTGGCCGCGGGGCGTGGCCCGGGTGCACGTGCTGCCGACGCTGCTTCCCGCGGCGCAGCTGCCACCGGCATCGCCGGACGACATCGGCGTCCCGATCGGCGTCTCCGAACGCGATCTCGAACCGGTCGGCGTGGACCTGGAGAGCGGCGACCCGCACCTGCTCGTGTACGGCGACGGTGAGACCGGCAAGACCAATCTGCTTCGGGTGCTGATCGACGGGTACCTGGCCCGCCGCTCGCCCGCGCAGCTCGGCATCGTGCTGGTCGACTACCGGCGCACCCTGCTCGACGTGGTGCCGCCGGAGTACCTGCTGGCCTACTGCACCGCACAGCAGCAGACCACCCAGGTGGCCCAGGAGATCGCCGGTTCGCTGGCACAGCGCCTGCCCGGACCCGACGTCACCTCCGAACAGCTGCGCACCCGTAGCTGGTGGAAGGGCCTGGAGGTGCTGTACGTGGTGGACGACTACGACCTGGTGGCCACCGGTTCCGGCAACCCGCTGCTGCCGCTGGTCGACTACCTCCCGCAGGCCCGCGACCTCGGCTTCCACCTGGTCGTGGCCCGCCGCACCGGCGGCGCCTCCCGAGTGCTGTTCGAGCCGCTGCTGCAGTCGCTCAACGACCTGAGCACCCCGGGGCTGCTGTTCTCCGGAGACCGGATGGAAGGGCGGCTCGTCAACGGGGCGGCCTCGCAGCGACTGCCGCAGGGCCGGGCCCTGTATGCCAGCCGCAGCGGGGCCGTCACCCAGGTGCAGACCGCGTGGGCGGCGCCCGACCAGTGA
- a CDS encoding ESX secretion-associated protein EspG, translated as MTIRFDAELGRALLPADQLDALISASARADWHAPALTELHPSGMVTPDGPHDSIAAALRVVTEPLCRVRFVERGSESVKPTCVAEAWLGIPSTALRVRRDGEQDEFAAIRTAYLPDELADLVSLRPRPRTPQLPFEVSAVCFADLLSTSPALHADAARHLMSAVEDGEVGKALQSVSGRLRRWWTVLVGWRQEGRITASQRLTVLDTEDGLWLALPSEDLIAVLPASSGDIWRVLTMLMVEPDPSTADSTRTTRWVGRE; from the coding sequence ATGACGATCCGGTTCGATGCCGAGCTCGGGCGCGCTCTGCTGCCCGCAGATCAGCTGGATGCGCTGATCTCGGCGTCTGCGCGGGCGGACTGGCATGCGCCGGCGCTCACAGAGCTCCACCCGAGCGGGATGGTGACACCCGACGGGCCACACGATTCGATCGCGGCGGCGCTTCGTGTCGTCACGGAACCACTGTGCCGAGTGCGTTTCGTCGAACGGGGCTCCGAGTCGGTGAAGCCCACCTGCGTCGCGGAGGCGTGGCTGGGAATTCCCAGCACGGCGCTGAGGGTTCGTCGTGATGGTGAGCAGGACGAGTTCGCCGCGATCCGCACTGCATACCTGCCTGACGAACTGGCCGACTTGGTCTCACTGCGTCCACGACCGCGGACGCCGCAGCTCCCCTTCGAGGTATCCGCCGTCTGCTTCGCAGATCTACTGTCGACCAGCCCGGCGCTGCACGCCGATGCGGCCCGCCACCTGATGTCCGCAGTGGAAGACGGCGAAGTGGGTAAGGCTCTGCAGTCCGTGTCGGGGCGCCTGCGCCGTTGGTGGACGGTACTCGTGGGATGGCGACAGGAGGGGCGAATCACGGCGTCGCAGCGGCTCACCGTCCTCGACACCGAAGACGGCCTGTGGTTGGCACTCCCGAGCGAAGACCTGATCGCCGTCCTGCCCGCCTCCTCCGGCGACATCTGGCGGGTTCTGACGATGCTGATGGTCGAGCCGGATCCATCGACAGCTGACTCGACCCGAACGACCCGCTGGGTCGGCCGCGAGTGA
- a CDS encoding MinD/ParA family ATP-binding protein produces MLSRPLNPAALAVPDGTYRAAREIAAAPGPGVAVPAAWRRAVRAASFGLVTLDGAAAVQRERRLLAGLQARQRQPRMVAFVSSKGGVGVTATAAGVALTLAAIRGDRTVLVDVRTGTESLGRRLAGRPAPSVADLAGGDGQPLGTPLPATSRLYLVDGAAWHAPVSRGELMNLLGDLRDGYPFTILDGGNDASDATQAAVGRADQVVLVTSATPDAVDATRLALGRIYQTHPMNLERLVIAIVCLTARSYRQTARALRRKLDARPAALLPVPYDRRLARGERIDLDAVRPATREAYLTIAASITTPPARGAVDTTPRAS; encoded by the coding sequence ATGCTGAGCCGACCGCTGAATCCGGCCGCACTCGCCGTCCCGGACGGCACGTACCGTGCGGCCCGCGAGATCGCCGCGGCACCGGGGCCGGGCGTCGCGGTGCCCGCCGCGTGGCGGCGTGCCGTCCGCGCAGCCAGCTTCGGACTGGTCACCCTTGATGGCGCGGCGGCGGTGCAACGCGAGCGTCGGCTGCTGGCCGGCCTGCAGGCCCGGCAGCGGCAGCCCCGGATGGTGGCGTTCGTCTCCAGCAAGGGCGGGGTCGGGGTGACCGCCACGGCCGCTGGCGTGGCGCTGACCCTCGCCGCGATCCGCGGTGATCGCACCGTGCTGGTCGACGTCCGGACCGGTACCGAATCGCTCGGCCGGCGCCTGGCCGGCCGCCCGGCGCCGTCGGTCGCCGACCTGGCCGGGGGCGACGGCCAGCCGCTGGGCACGCCGCTGCCGGCCACCTCCCGGCTGTACCTTGTGGACGGTGCCGCGTGGCACGCCCCGGTGAGCCGCGGCGAGTTGATGAACCTGTTGGGGGACCTCCGCGACGGGTATCCGTTCACCATCCTGGACGGCGGCAACGACGCCAGCGACGCCACGCAGGCCGCGGTGGGTCGGGCGGATCAGGTCGTGCTGGTCACGTCGGCCACGCCGGATGCGGTCGACGCGACCAGGCTCGCTCTCGGCCGCATCTACCAGACGCACCCGATGAATCTCGAGCGGCTCGTCATCGCGATCGTGTGCCTGACGGCCCGCTCGTACCGGCAGACCGCGCGGGCGTTGCGCCGAAAGCTCGACGCCCGGCCCGCCGCCCTGTTGCCCGTTCCGTACGACCGGCGGCTAGCCCGGGGCGAGCGGATCGATCTCGACGCGGTACGGCCTGCCACCCGCGAGGCCTACCTGACGATCGCCGCGTCGATCACGACCCCACCCGCCCGCGGCGCGGTGGACACGACACCGAGGGCATCATGA